One region of Baekduia soli genomic DNA includes:
- a CDS encoding APC family permease has protein sequence MAERRLHGLQRVLGVNALFSTAYGNVGSSIYYALGLVASFALGLTPVVFVLTGFIFYLTASTYAEATAMYPEAGGSSSFARHAFNEFWSFFAAWAQMLNYVITIAISAFFVPHYIGGLFWDALRHGPGDIIFAIGVIVFLSVVNVRGVKESAGVNIGLAVVDFMTQLLLVAVGIFLVFSPNTLIDNVQFGIAPTWKDFFIAIPVGMIAYTGIETISNMAEEAKDEEKTIPAAINRVVIAVFAIYALLPMVALSALPVTQNADGKYVTQLGLPESQGGFAGDPVLGVVKHFNLGFLQAPAQLYVGVLAATILFIASNAGIIGVSRLVYSMGIHRQVPDRLRQLHPRYGTPYIGIAIFGVIACLAVIPGKADFLGNIYAFGAMLSFTIAHLAVVKLRLAKPDARRPWRGPGNIELSGGRSIPLFAVFGGLFTALAFGVVTALHVDVALAGLGWLALGCAIYPVYRRRQGLDLTTTTKVAIQRPVLEHEAEYESVLVALDANQPYPKGAVAAAAKVAARRRRGIHILVWIAVPQSSPIGAALPEAEAAAATLIEQARLQGGRRVTGHVDKVRPGQAGRLIVQEARTLRAQAIVMPLPPRSGGSLFGKTLETVLTERPCRVIIQSDPSNGPGLRRAAATTAAAG, from the coding sequence ATGGCCGAACGACGCCTCCATGGCCTGCAGCGCGTGCTCGGGGTCAACGCGCTCTTCTCGACCGCCTACGGGAACGTGGGCTCGTCGATCTACTACGCGCTCGGGCTCGTGGCCAGCTTCGCGCTGGGCCTCACGCCGGTGGTGTTCGTCCTCACCGGGTTCATCTTCTACCTGACGGCGTCGACCTACGCCGAGGCGACGGCGATGTACCCCGAGGCCGGCGGCTCCTCGTCGTTCGCCCGCCACGCGTTCAACGAGTTCTGGTCGTTCTTCGCGGCGTGGGCGCAGATGCTCAACTACGTGATCACGATCGCCATCTCGGCGTTCTTCGTGCCGCACTACATCGGGGGCCTGTTCTGGGACGCGCTGCGCCACGGCCCCGGCGACATCATCTTCGCCATCGGCGTGATCGTGTTCCTCTCGGTCGTCAACGTCCGCGGGGTCAAGGAGTCGGCCGGCGTCAACATCGGGCTGGCCGTCGTCGACTTCATGACGCAGCTGCTGCTCGTCGCGGTCGGCATCTTCCTCGTCTTCAGCCCGAACACGCTGATCGACAACGTGCAGTTCGGCATCGCGCCGACGTGGAAGGACTTCTTCATCGCGATCCCGGTCGGGATGATCGCCTACACGGGCATCGAGACGATCTCGAACATGGCCGAGGAGGCCAAGGACGAGGAGAAGACGATCCCGGCGGCGATCAACCGCGTGGTCATCGCGGTCTTCGCCATCTACGCGCTGCTGCCGATGGTGGCGCTGTCGGCGCTGCCGGTCACGCAGAACGCCGACGGCAAGTACGTCACCCAGCTCGGCCTGCCCGAGAGCCAGGGCGGGTTCGCCGGCGACCCGGTGCTCGGGGTCGTCAAGCACTTCAACCTGGGCTTCCTGCAGGCGCCGGCCCAGCTCTACGTCGGCGTGCTGGCGGCCACGATCCTGTTCATCGCCTCCAACGCGGGGATCATCGGCGTCAGCCGGCTCGTCTACTCGATGGGCATCCACCGCCAGGTGCCCGACCGCCTGCGCCAGCTGCACCCCAGGTACGGCACGCCCTACATCGGGATCGCGATCTTCGGCGTCATCGCGTGCCTCGCGGTCATCCCCGGCAAGGCCGACTTCCTGGGCAACATCTACGCCTTCGGCGCGATGCTGTCGTTCACGATCGCCCACCTGGCCGTCGTCAAGCTCCGGCTCGCCAAGCCCGACGCGCGCCGGCCGTGGCGCGGGCCGGGCAACATCGAGCTCAGCGGCGGCCGGTCGATCCCGCTGTTCGCCGTCTTCGGGGGCCTGTTCACCGCGCTGGCCTTCGGCGTGGTCACCGCCCTGCACGTCGACGTGGCGCTGGCCGGCCTGGGCTGGCTGGCGCTGGGGTGCGCGATCTACCCGGTCTACCGCCGCCGCCAGGGCCTGGACCTGACGACGACGACGAAGGTGGCGATCCAGCGCCCCGTCCTGGAGCACGAGGCCGAGTACGAGTCCGTCCTCGTCGCCCTGGACGCCAACCAGCCCTACCCCAAGGGCGCCGTGGCGGCCGCGGCCAAGGTGGCGGCCCGCCGGCGCCGCGGCATCCACATCCTCGTGTGGATCGCCGTGCCGCAGTCCTCGCCGATCGGCGCCGCGCTGCCCGAGGCCGAGGCCGCCGCCGCGACGCTCATCGAGCAGGCGCGCCTGCAGGGCGGGCGCCGCGTGACCGGTCACGTCGACAAGGTCCGCCCGGGGCAGGCCGGCCGGCTCATCGTGCAGGAGGCGCGCACCCTGCGCGCCCAGGCGATCGTCATGCCGCTGCCGCCGCGCAGCGGCGGCTCGCTGTTCGGCAAGACGCTGGAGACCGTGCTCACCGAGCGGCCCTGCCGGGTCATCATCCAGTCCGACCCCAGCAACGGCCCGGGCCTGCGACGCGCCGCCGCCACGACGGCGGCCGCCGGGTGA
- a CDS encoding sodium-translocating pyrophosphatase, whose amino-acid sequence MSDFLTNHGVVVALVCAALAVAYGLLTTRQLLSLSPGNETMQRISGAVQEGAQAYLNRQYTTIGIAGIVLAIALIFIQDGYVAIGFVIGGVLSGATGYIGMNVSVRANCRVAEAARGGVSPGLDVAFRGGAITGMLVVGLALLGVAGYYGLLTTVFDRSQKEAVDALIGLSFGGSLISVFARLGGGIFTKAADVGADLVGKVEAGIPEDDPRNPATIADNVGDNVGDCAGMAADLFETYAVTAVAVMLLGVLTFTGAGSTAAALYPLVLGAVAIVASIIGTFFVKTKTDNVEAALYKGLIASGIIAAILFYPVTKWLMDGVQYKGGIDTPGVGKLYLCSLIGIAVTALLFVITDYYTSTRFGPVKKTAAASQTGHATNIISGLAQGFQATALPALVLCLGILGAWKLAGGGTVGIYGIGVAVMGQLSLTGLIVALDAFGPITDNAGGIAEMSELPEEVRNITDKLDAVGNTTKAVTKGYAIGSAVLAAVVLFAGFRFELADNKVSASTLNFDVGNPAVLIGLLLGGLMVCLFAALSMEAVGRAGGQVVEEVRRQFREKPGIMEGTDQPDYARCVDLVTKAAQREMILPALLPIAMTFIVGIIDIQALGGLLIGVIVVGFFFAVLMTAGGGAWDNAKKLIEDGAFGGKGSEAHAASVTGDTVGDPFKDTSGPAINPMIKVANIVAILIIPIIT is encoded by the coding sequence TTGAGTGACTTCCTGACCAACCACGGGGTCGTGGTGGCGCTGGTGTGCGCGGCGCTCGCGGTGGCCTACGGGCTGCTGACCACGAGGCAGCTGCTGTCGCTGTCACCCGGCAACGAGACGATGCAGCGCATCTCGGGTGCCGTGCAAGAGGGCGCTCAGGCGTACCTGAACCGCCAGTACACGACGATCGGCATCGCCGGCATCGTCCTCGCGATCGCCCTGATCTTCATCCAGGACGGCTACGTCGCGATCGGCTTCGTCATCGGCGGCGTGCTGTCGGGCGCCACCGGCTACATCGGGATGAACGTCTCGGTGCGCGCGAACTGCCGCGTGGCCGAGGCGGCCCGCGGCGGCGTCTCGCCCGGCCTGGACGTCGCGTTCCGCGGCGGCGCCATCACCGGCATGCTCGTCGTCGGCCTGGCGCTGCTCGGCGTCGCCGGGTACTACGGCCTGCTCACCACGGTGTTCGACCGCTCGCAGAAGGAGGCCGTGGACGCGCTCATCGGCCTGAGCTTCGGCGGCTCGCTCATCTCGGTCTTCGCCCGACTGGGCGGCGGCATCTTCACGAAGGCCGCCGACGTCGGCGCCGACCTCGTCGGCAAGGTCGAGGCCGGCATCCCCGAGGACGACCCGCGCAACCCCGCGACGATCGCCGACAACGTCGGCGACAACGTGGGCGACTGCGCCGGCATGGCCGCCGACCTGTTCGAGACCTACGCGGTGACCGCCGTCGCCGTCATGCTGCTCGGCGTCCTGACGTTCACGGGCGCGGGCTCCACGGCCGCCGCCCTGTACCCGCTGGTCCTGGGCGCGGTGGCCATCGTCGCGTCGATCATCGGCACGTTCTTCGTCAAGACGAAGACCGACAACGTCGAGGCCGCACTGTACAAGGGCCTCATCGCCTCGGGCATCATCGCCGCGATCCTGTTCTACCCCGTGACGAAGTGGCTCATGGACGGCGTGCAGTACAAGGGCGGCATCGACACCCCGGGCGTCGGCAAGCTCTACCTCTGCTCGCTCATCGGCATCGCGGTCACCGCGCTGCTGTTCGTGATCACCGACTACTACACGTCCACGCGGTTCGGGCCGGTCAAGAAGACCGCCGCGGCGTCCCAGACCGGGCACGCCACGAACATCATCTCCGGCCTCGCCCAGGGCTTCCAGGCCACCGCGCTGCCGGCGCTGGTGCTCTGCCTCGGCATCCTCGGCGCCTGGAAGCTGGCCGGCGGCGGGACCGTCGGCATCTACGGCATCGGCGTGGCCGTCATGGGTCAGCTGTCGCTGACCGGCCTCATCGTCGCGCTGGACGCCTTCGGGCCGATCACCGACAACGCGGGCGGCATCGCCGAGATGTCCGAGCTGCCCGAAGAGGTCCGCAACATCACGGACAAGCTCGACGCGGTCGGCAACACGACGAAGGCCGTCACCAAGGGCTACGCGATCGGCTCGGCCGTCCTGGCCGCGGTCGTGCTCTTCGCCGGCTTCCGCTTCGAGCTGGCCGACAACAAGGTCAGCGCCTCGACGCTGAACTTCGACGTCGGCAACCCGGCGGTGCTCATCGGGCTGCTGCTGGGCGGCCTCATGGTCTGCCTGTTCGCCGCGCTGTCGATGGAGGCCGTCGGCCGCGCCGGCGGTCAGGTCGTCGAGGAGGTCCGCCGGCAGTTCCGCGAGAAGCCGGGGATCATGGAGGGCACCGACCAGCCCGACTACGCCCGGTGCGTGGACCTCGTCACCAAGGCCGCACAGCGCGAGATGATCCTCCCGGCGCTGCTGCCGATCGCCATGACGTTCATCGTCGGCATCATCGACATCCAGGCTCTGGGCGGCCTGCTCATCGGCGTCATCGTCGTCGGGTTCTTCTTCGCCGTCCTCATGACCGCCGGCGGCGGTGCCTGGGACAACGCGAAGAAGCTCATCGAGGACGGCGCGTTCGGCGGCAAGGGCTCCGAGGCCCACGCGGCCTCGGTCACCGGCGACACGGTCGGCGACCCGTTCAAGGACACCTCGGGCCCGGCGATCAACCCGATGATCAAGGTCGCCAACATCGTGGCGATCCTCATCATCCCGATCATCACCTAG